In Trichocoleus desertorum NBK24, the following are encoded in one genomic region:
- the cysE gene encoding serine O-acetyltransferase, with translation MIATLITDFRIIFERDPAARNWLEVLFCYPGLQALLFHRPAHWLYKLGIPFIPRLISHLARFFTGIEIHPGATIGKGVFIDHGMGVVVGETAIVGDYALIYQGVTLGGTGKESGKRHPTLGENVVVGAGAKVLGNIEIGSNVRIGAGSVVLRDVPSDCTVVGVPGRIVYRAGERVGPLEHGRLPDSEAEVIRILVDRIEVMEQQLQLLQGRQALTNSYYQNATQSDYAIAVPVGRAVPADPEYPNPETEAEGTQVVPSCRLRDKVIEQFLDGSGI, from the coding sequence GTGATAGCTACCCTAATCACTGACTTCCGCATTATTTTTGAGCGTGACCCAGCAGCTCGTAACTGGTTGGAAGTTCTATTTTGCTACCCAGGTCTGCAAGCATTACTTTTCCATCGGCCAGCTCATTGGCTCTACAAACTTGGGATTCCTTTCATTCCTCGGCTGATTTCTCACCTGGCTCGTTTTTTTACAGGGATTGAGATTCACCCAGGCGCGACGATTGGTAAGGGTGTTTTTATCGACCACGGTATGGGAGTTGTGGTAGGTGAAACGGCGATCGTGGGAGATTATGCTTTGATTTACCAAGGGGTAACCCTAGGCGGTACAGGTAAGGAAAGCGGTAAACGGCACCCAACCCTAGGCGAAAATGTGGTGGTCGGTGCGGGCGCTAAAGTTCTAGGCAATATCGAAATCGGCAGCAATGTCCGAATTGGGGCAGGTTCTGTGGTGCTGCGGGATGTGCCTTCAGATTGCACTGTAGTTGGAGTTCCTGGTCGGATTGTCTACCGGGCTGGTGAACGTGTCGGTCCCCTGGAGCATGGTCGCTTGCCAGACTCTGAAGCTGAGGTAATTCGGATTTTGGTCGATCGCATTGAAGTGATGGAGCAACAACTGCAACTCCTCCAAGGTCGGCAAGCTTTGACTAATAGCTATTATCAGAATGCGACACAGTCAGATTACGCGATCGCGGTTCCCGTTGGCCGCGCCGTGCCTGCTGACCCAGAGTACCCAAACCCAGAAACAGAAGCTGAAGGAACTCAGGTTGTACCCAGTTGCCGATT